One part of the Mariniblastus fucicola genome encodes these proteins:
- the phoU gene encoding phosphate signaling complex protein PhoU, producing the protein MTRLEKILANILDELLLQSEQVEEMVELGLRSIEDRCDDAVAQVQTLERTINDREVKIEEACLATIALHHPAASDLRLAATILKVNGDLERIGDLALNLTERAEALREYEQLAIPTELAEMVRYSLSMVRDAHRALQEKDVALAQRVCHRDDQLDAMNRELIVSITDQMKQASDLLSGQLHIFSASRIIERIGDHATNIAEDVMYLVNGEILRHQHKIFDQIGAPADGRFGIDGSFNAKR; encoded by the coding sequence ATGACACGTTTGGAAAAGATACTGGCAAATATTCTCGACGAGCTTTTACTTCAATCAGAGCAGGTTGAGGAGATGGTTGAGTTGGGGCTCAGGAGTATTGAAGACCGTTGTGACGACGCGGTGGCTCAGGTGCAGACTCTGGAGCGAACGATCAATGATCGCGAAGTCAAAATTGAGGAAGCCTGTCTGGCGACGATCGCCCTGCACCACCCTGCGGCTTCCGATTTGCGGCTGGCTGCGACGATCTTGAAGGTCAATGGCGACCTGGAAAGAATCGGCGACCTCGCGTTGAACCTCACCGAACGCGCCGAAGCATTGCGCGAATATGAGCAATTGGCAATTCCGACCGAACTGGCGGAGATGGTTCGCTATTCGCTCAGTATGGTTCGCGATGCGCATCGGGCCTTGCAGGAGAAGGATGTTGCACTGGCGCAAAGAGTTTGCCACCGCGACGATCAGTTGGACGCAATGAATCGTGAACTGATTGTCAGCATCACGGATCAGATGAAACAAGCTTCGGATTTACTTAGCGGGCAACTTCACATCTTCTCCGCCTCACGAATTATTGAACGTATCGGCGACCATGCAACGAACATTGCGGAAGACGTGATGTATTTGGTCAACGGTGAGATCTTGCGTCACCAACACAAAATTTTTGATCAGATTGGCGCTCCAGCCGACGGGCGATTCGGAATTGACGGTTCGTTCAACGCCAAGCGATAA